The window ATTTCCAAACTCTGCTACTTTTTTCACTTTGCTTGCATCAATCGTTAAAACAGCTAAGTCTGTTAACTCATCACTGCCGACAAGCTCAGCGGGAACACGGGTTCCATCACTTAACACGACTTCCAACTCACTTGCTTTTTCAACCACGTGATGGTTTGTCACGATAAAGGCATTCCCGCCTTCTTTTTTATAAATAACACCAGAACCTGTTCCAGCTTCACTTGTTTGGGACTGATTCCAAAAGCCTACTTCTTGAATGTTCACAACGCCAACAACTGTATCCGAAACCTCATCAACCGCTTTTGTGACCGCCGTATGGACATCGATATTGACCGTTTTCATATCGCCTTTCTGTATACGATCTTCTAAATTAGCCCCTTCTTCAGCAACATCCTTTGCACCGATATTGAAATCATATGGAAGAATATCAAGGTTTGCTAATGCTGGAAGGGAGAAAATAACAAGTAATGCTCCTAATACAGCCCCTAAAAATCCTGCTAAAAGGGAGCCGTTACGGTTTCCTTTTTGCTTTCCGTTTTTATTTTCATATTCTTGATCATAGTATCCCATCATTCATCATTCCTTTCCCATGACGATAGGTTTTTCTCATCACATCACCCAATTTTAAAATAAAATACTAACGAATAATAAACAAGATTTTTCACCAATTATTCATAAACAGCAAAATTGTAATAATTTTAACTTGCCCTTCCTAGCCATAATTCAAACATACGTTATACAGCTACAAGTGGAGTTGGTGTTTTCGGATCTGTATCATATAAATCAAATTGCTCACCCGTTATAAATCCTTTGTTAGCGAGTGTTTGCTGCACTGACATCCTTGCTAAATCCTTCATGTTATTGTCTTGGCTTAAATGGGCTAAATATATGCGTTTTGTCTTATCGCCAATTACATCTGCCATCGCAATGGCAGCATCTTCATTGGAAACATGGCCAACATCGCTTAAAATTCTCCGTTTAACATTCCACGGATAACGCCCCATACGCAGCATTTCGACATCGTGATTGCTTTCAAAAATAAAAATGTCTGCGTTATGGATAACCCCTTTCATACGGTTGCTGACATATCCAGTATCCGTAATTAACGCAAGCTTTTTCCCTTCATAATGAAACACGAAAAACATGGGTTCAGCCGCATCATGTGAAACACCGAAAGACTCAATATCAAGGCTTCCGAATGATTTTACTGTCCCCGTTTCAAAAGTGAATTTTTGTTCAGTATCAATTTCACCAATTAAACTATCCATTGCTTTCCACGTTTTTTTATTTGCATAAATTGGCAATCGATACTTTCTTGCTAAAACGCCAAGACCTTTTATATGATCACTATGTTCATGAGTAACGAAAATCCCACTCAAATTTTGAATATCACGATTGATTTCGCTAAATAGCTTTTCCATTTGTTTTCCGCTTAAACCAGCGTCGACTAAAAAAGAATGCTCTTTCGTTTCTATGTATATAGCGTTTCCCGTACTGCCGCTTGCGAGTACGCTAAATTGCAAGCTCATAGTCTTCACTCCAAGTTACTTTTTTCTGGTTTAATAATATCCCCTTCAAGGGCATTAACATAAAAGTCTTCTTGATCATTGACAACGATATGCCAAGTTGGGGCTAAAATTTGCTGTTCTGTTAATGGAATTTGTGTATAATAACCATACTCAACTTTTGTCACAGTACTCTTCGGTTTTAAATAGTTTTTGTCATAAAGAGCTTCTAAAGCCCGTATTGCCTTTATGACTTCATCTTGGTTTTCTAATTCTTTAATATCCTCTAGCAATGTTTGGCGATATGAAGTAATCTCATTGTGATCATTTAAGTAAAAAACAATCATTCCTATTCCATCATTTTCATCTTGAAATATAGCATAACCTTTATATACTTGTAAAAAAATAATTTCCTTGTCATTTTCATCATACCGCCAATAACGGTATTGCGAGCCTTGGATAATTTGTGTCGTTAATATTTGTTTTAGTTTATTTTCCATATTGTTATCTGGAAGTTGAATCGGCTCAATAAAACTCATTCTAAGCTGTGTTACTGGTTTGATGAGCTCTTCATCTGAAAGCATAAGCTCTTGATTTTTCAAACTGTCAATCTCCTCTTGAGTAAATTGTTTACTTTTTGCTGTAATATAAGACCCTTTAATCGTTTTAGTGGGTAATTTACCGTACTTAATATCCTCTGCTTTAAACTGTTCCTCAATGGTTGTTTCTGTGATGATATCGTATTTGTTCTCATTCATCTTTTCCATGTACTGCAAGGCTAAAAAAATATCCAGAACGAGGAAGGCAATGATGAAAATTGTCTTTGTTTTACTCCAATCCATCATCATCCCCCCCTAAATGAGCATTCTTCATATTAATCATTTGATACTTTCCATTTGTCAATTCAATACACCAAACTGGATGTAAATAAACAATATTTGGTTGTGTCGTAGATTGAATATCATAAGAAGGGAAAATGCGTTTAATTTCATTTTCATCAATACTAGAGTCATTTTCAATTGCGGCAATCACTTTGTCAGCTCCTGGCAATTCCATTTCTTCCTCTTGGATAAAATCGTCTAAGTAAAAGAGCGGACGTTGATATAAAGCAATTTCATTATTGCCCCAGCTTTGAATAATGGATGTTATTGTATAATGAGAATCAGTAAACGAAAACACTGGAAAATGATTAACGGTAAGTCGATAATAGATCTTTTGCTCTTGGTCAGTAGTAAAATATTTATAATCATTATAACCAGAAATCCACCCGCCATGGGCATTTAAGAAATCGATACTTTGTAAAATTAATTTCCCTTTTTCTGTCGTTAACGATTGGTCAATCGTCGGGTTAACATATAGTACTCTGCCTTGTCCTTCATTAATGACTAACTGTCTGGAGCTATCTGTATAAGTATATTCTGAACCGTTTACATCCTTTTTGACATAGCTTGGATTACTAAATAAAACCTCTTTAAATCGTTCACCACTTAAAAACTTCGTGATATATTTTTCGCTTTTTATTGGCAATGGATCTTTAGGTAAATAGATCCGATCATTCCAAAGGATAAAACGATGGAAATCATTTTTGGCTGAATCATAAATAACTTTCCAAGTTTCACTTAAGGTGGACTCAATTTCCGCTTGAACAACATACTCGTTTTCAACATCAACAAAGTACATGGTATTGTTGGAGGAATCCTTGGAAAAAGAAATGTACAATCGGTCAAACTTAATATTATACGTATCTTTTTCCGTCCATTCCGTCACCGTATTTAATGATGACAACGGGATGGTATCACTAAACATGAAACAAATAAATTTATGATCACCTTCAACTTGACCATTTAACCATTGATCAAATCCAAATTCTTTTTTTATTTCATCAGAAATATTTCGAAACCTTCTTAGCTCCCATTTCCGCATTTCTTCCCATAATTTCGATATTAATTCTTCATCATACGTTCCGTAATAATGCTGATTTTCATGAACAAGCAATTGCATAGGTAAAATGACTTCATGTATTTTTTTTGTTACATTGCTCAACGGATTATTTTCCACATATTTAGTGTTTTGTATTTCATTGTAGTTTGGCTGATATGTCCAAATATTCCATGTGAAAAATATACTAATTAAAACTAGCACCGCTAAAATAATTGATTTCACGGTTTCGGTTTTCATTCCCAATCATCCTCTTGGTTTGGATCATATGGTAAAGTAAAGAAGATGGTTGTCCCTTTTCCTTCTTCACTTTCTGCCCATATTTTACCGTTATGTGCTTCTACGATTTCTTTCGCTATCGCAAGCCCTAATCCTGTTCCCCCCATTTGACGTGAACGAGCTTTATCTACTCGATAAAAACGTTCAAAAATTTTGGAAAGACTTTTTTTCGGAACACCCATTCCTTCGTCCTTCACACTAATCTCAATGAAACCTTCCTTTTCGGTTGCGGTAAAGGTAATTTTTCCACCTTCTGGAGAGTATTTCAGCGCATTTGAAATAATATTATCAAGAACTTGCGTAATTTTATCTGAATCAACCTCAACATAAAAATCTTTGTTCGGAAGATTACGTATAAATGTTACATTTTGTTTTTTGGAAAGCTCAAAGCGATCAATAATTTTATGAAAATAATCAGTAAAATTAATCCAATCTTTATTAAAACGATAATCTTTACTATCTAATTTCGATAACTGTAATAAATCATTGACAAGGCGAATCATTCGTTCCGTTTCATTTTGTGTAACTTGTAAAAATTTAGGGGCAATGGTTTCATCCTTCCATGCTCCCTCAGCTAAAGCCTCTAAATAACTTCTCATGGTTGTTAACGGAGTTCTTAATTCATGAGAAACATTGGCGACAAATTCACGGCGTTCTTGTTCAATACGTTCTTGTTCTGTAATATCATAAACAACAGCGATTAAACCGTTTATTGGACCTTCTTCTTTTTGAATAGGTGAAAAGCTTATGCGTAAAATATATGAACGCTCTTTTGTATTCACGTCTAATATGAGAGGTTCCTGTTGATGTACTAAATCTTCAAAGGAATATTCATCCTCTAGTTGAAGCAAATCAACTAAACTTGTTTCTAATGCTGTTTCACGTGAAACATTCAGCATATCTATTGCTGGTGTGTTCACTAAAATAACATGTCCTTTAGCATCTGTAGCAATGACTCCATCTGTCATATGAGCAATAACAGAAGCTAATTTACGCCGTTCTCCTTCAGTCGTTTCTTGCGCTTCTTCCAGTTCTTCGGTGAGATGATTAAATGTTGTCGCCAATTGGCCAATTTCATCTTCACCATATATTTTAACCTTTCGGGAAAAATTCCCTTTTGCTAATTCCAAGGCCTGTTTTCTCATATCCGAAAGGGGACGGGTAATCGTACGTGCCAAAAATATCCCTAGGGCTGCTGTAATAAGAAGTGATATTCCTGTTCCTGTAGCGAGAATCGTATTAATCGTTCTCATTAAAGAAAATACTTCCTCCATTGAAGCAATCACATAAACAGCCCCAATCGTTTCGCCTTTAAAATCGGTTACGATTGGTGTAGAGGTAACATACATACGATAATTCGTTTCCGGATCAATTAAAATATTTTCATTTAATGATCCTAAAACAAGGGTCCGAGTAATCATATTTTCCGTTGTTCTTTTTCCAATAATGTCTTTATTAAAGTCTGAAGTGCCAATGACCCGAGCATCCTGATCCACAACGCGAATTTCTTTAATTTCATCCCCTTTATAATCCTTTAATATGGAGGATATTTCATCCTCTACTTTAATAGTAGGATCTTCTTCTGCCTTTAGCATAGCTTGCTCAATATTATAAGCCATTAAATCAATTCGTTGATTAAGAGAGGAAGTAAAATTATCAATAAGACGTGTTTCCAACGCACGTACAAAATAAACGCCGATAATTTGCATTCCTAAAATAATAAGCAATACATAAATCATCACAAATTTAAAATGAATCGAACGAAAGAAACTAACTTTACGATTATTCATACGAATTACTCCTGTTCAGGGTTCCGTAAATAGTAGCCTACCCCTCTTCTTGTTACGATCCAAGTTGGATGACTAGGATTGTCTTCAATTTTTTCCCGGAGCCTTCTGACCGTAACATCAACTGTCCTTACATCTCCAAAGTAATCATATCCCCATACTGTTTGCAGAAGGTGCTCACGTGTCATCACTTGCCCTATATGCTTAGCTAAATAATGTAATAATTCAAATTCTCGATGTGTCAATTCGATTGTTTCACCGCGTTTTGACACGACATATGCATCGGGGTGAATCACAAGGGAACCAACTTGAATTTCCGACTGGTCAGAAAATGATTCTTTAGCTAAATTTGTCTGTTGTCTGCGTAAATTGGCTTTAACTCGAGCTAGCAATTCCCTTGTACTAAACGGTTTCGTTACATAATCATCAGCACCAAGCTCTAAACCAAGCACTTTATCAATTTCTGAATCTTTTGCTGTTAGCATAATGATAGGCATATCGTATTTTTTACGAATTTCACGGCAAGCTTCCATCCCATCTTTACCAGGCAGCATTATATCTAAAAGAATTAAATCTGGCTGGAATTCCTCAACGATCTCTATAGCCTCATGTCCATCATAAACACAATGCACTTCATAGCCTTCTTTTTTTAAATTAAACTCTAATATATCAGCAATTGGTTTTTCATCATCGACAACCAATATTTTTTTTTGTTCCATAGCCATTCGCTCCTTTAATGCCTACTATTTTATCATTACCATGAGTGTATAACATCTATCAATTTTCATACGTTCTGTCAACAAAAAATGGTTTCAATATTATTGTAAAAAAGACCATTTGTTAATGCTAGTGGGATTGAATTCCTATCTTTCAACTACATCTGAACCTGCTTTTGCCCTAGTAATTCTTTGGAGATAAGGTGTTTTCATTAATCTTAAAGTTTAAGACCTCTAGCAAAACGCTAGAGGTCTTCTATATTAATAGTAGTCTAAAGGATTACGTAAGGACCCGTTTTCATACACTTCAAAATGAAGGTGAACTCCAGTTGAATTTCCTGTAGAGCCCATTACACCAATTTTTTGGCCTTTTGATACGGTTTGTCCTACAGATACAGATATTGAGCTCAAATGAGCGTAAACCGTTTTCATTCCATTATTATGATTAATGACAATTTTATTTCCATATCCACCATCATAACCAGCAAATACAACCTTTCCATTATCTGCTGCCTTAATCGTTAAATTCGATGGACGAGCTATATCAATTCCTTTATGCATTTTTCCCCAGCGTGAACCCATTTTACTGGACACATATCCGCCAACTGTCGGCCATGCTAGATTTCCAGTACCTCGCGATGGAATAATTTTTGTTCCTTTCACAACAACTTTAGGCGTCGGCTCTTTTATAATTTCTTCGCTTTTTGTTTCAACCTTTACTTGTTTTCCATTTTCTTTATAAACAATATAGTGATGAAGTTTTGCCCCTTGTTGTCCTTCTTGTTTTATTCTTGTTTCACCTTTTGGTAAATTTTCATCTTCAACAATTTCTGTTTTAAATGGAATCATTTCCTCTTTTAAAAATTCTTCCTGTACCATAACGTTAAAATATGGTTGAGGTGCTTGAACGTTTAATTGGTCCCCTGGTCGAATAACTGATTCTACGTTAAGATCAGGATTGATGGCAAGCAAATCTTTTAATTTCATATCAAACTTTGCCGCAATGTTTACTAGAACATCATTTTCTTGGACAGTATATTTTTGTTCTTCTAAAGTCCCTTTTTCAAGAAGAGTCATTCCTTCTTCAGGTGTTATAATTTTTGTAGGTGAAACTTTTTCTTCTGAAAATGAAACTTCTTTTGATAATAAAACGTCTAATATACGGGACTCACCTTTTTGAATAGCAGGTAAAGGTTCTTCACTATTTTTACGGCTCTCGATTTGAGCCAAATCCTCTTTTGAAACATATTTTTGTTTATATAGCTGAAGAGCCTTCTCTGCTTCTTCTTTATTTTTAAAATTCGCTATCGCTTTACCGTTTATAACAAGTGCTGTTGAATCCACTACCACTTGAAGTTCTTGCTTTAATTTTTCAGATACCTTCTCATTATTTACTGCGAACCGGAACGTTTGCTCTGGAACAATAACAAGATCTTCAACTGCTAGTGGCAATTCTGGATATTTATCTTTCTCGGACTCTATTTTTTCTTGCGACACTTCTTTTATAATATCTTGATCGCTTACAGCGCCTATGTATTGGCCATCTAAATATATGTGATAAATGGTTGTAATTTGTTCAGCGGATGCACGATTAGCACCGATCATCAATAAAAAAGCAACACTCAATCCTAGTAATGATTTTTTCCCATTAATCCTCTTGCGAACATTTTCAACGGACTCCTTTTTTCCCCATAACACGACAATTCCTCCTAATATCATAAGCCAATATTCATAATTTGATACACACTTTACTAATTTACCATACATAAAGCCTATTTTCATGGGTTCTTTCACATTTGTAACATGTTTGTATAATTGATGTCATTTTATGGAGAAATTTGCAAAAATTTTGATTAAATTGTTTATTTTTAGAAAAATTATGGTGCATAATGTAAGGATGATTATAAATAAAAATAAAAATACATGGCCTAACTGACCATGTATAAAAAATTCAAAGTGGCTCGGGACGGAATCGAACCGCCGACACAAGGATTTTCAGTCCTTTGCTCTACCAACTGAGCTACCGAGCCATATATATTATTTAATTAAAATTTAATTATCATCTTTCCCATTGTCCTTTGTCCCAGCCTCAGTTTGTCTTCTCAAGATGCCGCTCGGCTGGTACAACTCGAAGCTTACTCATGGATGTTTTGCTCGTTGCTCTACCAACTGAGCTACCGAGCCATATATATTAATTTAATTAAAATTTAATTATCATCTTTCCCATTGTCCTTTGTCCCAGCCTCAGTTTGTCTTCTCAAGATGCCGCTCGGCTGGTACAACTCGAAG is drawn from Bacillus alveayuensis and contains these coding sequences:
- a CDS encoding phosphoribosyl 1,2-cyclic phosphodiesterase (product_source=COG1235; cath_funfam=3.60.15.10; cog=COG1235; pfam=PF00753; smart=SM00849; superfamily=56281), whose translation is MSLQFSVLASGSTGNAIYIETKEHSFLVDAGLSGKQMEKLFSEINRDIQNLSGIFVTHEHSDHIKGLGVLARKYRLPIYANKKTWKAMDSLIGEIDTEQKFTFETGTVKSFGSLDIESFGVSHDAAEPMFFVFHYEGKKLALITDTGYVSNRMKGVIHNADIFIFESNHDVEMLRMGRYPWNVKRRILSDVGHVSNEDAAIAMADVIGDKTKRIYLAHLSQDNNMKDLARMSVQQTLANKGFITGEQFDLYDTDPKTPTPLVAV
- a CDS encoding regulatory protein YycI of two-component signal transduction system YycFG (product_source=COG4853; cath_funfam=3.40.1350.10; cog=COG4853; pfam=PF09648; superfamily=57959; transmembrane_helix_parts=Inside_1_8,TMhelix_9_26,Outside_27_270), producing MDWSKTKTIFIIAFLVLDIFLALQYMEKMNENKYDIITETTIEEQFKAEDIKYGKLPTKTIKGSYITAKSKQFTQEEIDSLKNQELMLSDEELIKPVTQLRMSFIEPIQLPDNNMENKLKQILTTQIIQGSQYRYWRYDENDKEIIFLQVYKGYAIFQDENDGIGMIVFYLNDHNEITSYRQTLLEDIKELENQDEVIKAIRALEALYDKNYLKPKSTVTKVEYGYYTQIPLTEQQILAPTWHIVVNDQEDFYVNALEGDIIKPEKSNLE
- a CDS encoding regulatory protein YycH of two-component signal transduction system YycFG (product_source=COG4863; cog=COG4863; pfam=PF07435; superfamily=51096,55405; transmembrane_helix_parts=Inside_1_4,TMhelix_5_27,Outside_28_449) is translated as MKTETVKSIILAVLVLISIFFTWNIWTYQPNYNEIQNTKYVENNPLSNVTKKIHEVILPMQLLVHENQHYYGTYDEELISKLWEEMRKWELRRFRNISDEIKKEFGFDQWLNGQVEGDHKFICFMFSDTIPLSSLNTVTEWTEKDTYNIKFDRLYISFSKDSSNNTMYFVDVENEYVVQAEIESTLSETWKVIYDSAKNDFHRFILWNDRIYLPKDPLPIKSEKYITKFLSGERFKEVLFSNPSYVKKDVNGSEYTYTDSSRQLVINEGQGRVLYVNPTIDQSLTTEKGKLILQSIDFLNAHGGWISGYNDYKYFTTDQEQKIYYRLTVNHFPVFSFTDSHYTITSIIQSWGNNEIALYQRPLFYLDDFIQEEEMELPGADKVIAAIENDSSIDENEIKRIFPSYDIQSTTQPNIVYLHPVWCIELTNGKYQMINMKNAHLGGDDDGLE
- a CDS encoding two-component system sensor histidine kinase VicK (product_source=KO:K07652; cath_funfam=1.10.287.130,3.30.450.20,3.30.565.10; cog=COG5002; ko=KO:K07652; pfam=PF00512,PF00672,PF00989,PF02518; smart=SM00086,SM00091,SM00304,SM00387,SM00388; superfamily=103190,55785,55874; tigrfam=TIGR00229; transmembrane_helix_parts=Outside_1_14,TMhelix_15_37,Inside_38_182,TMhelix_183_205,Outside_206_610); the protein is MNNRKVSFFRSIHFKFVMIYVLLIILGMQIIGVYFVRALETRLIDNFTSSLNQRIDLMAYNIEQAMLKAEEDPTIKVEDEISSILKDYKGDEIKEIRVVDQDARVIGTSDFNKDIIGKRTTENMITRTLVLGSLNENILIDPETNYRMYVTSTPIVTDFKGETIGAVYVIASMEEVFSLMRTINTILATGTGISLLITAALGIFLARTITRPLSDMRKQALELAKGNFSRKVKIYGEDEIGQLATTFNHLTEELEEAQETTEGERRKLASVIAHMTDGVIATDAKGHVILVNTPAIDMLNVSRETALETSLVDLLQLEDEYSFEDLVHQQEPLILDVNTKERSYILRISFSPIQKEEGPINGLIAVVYDITEQERIEQERREFVANVSHELRTPLTTMRSYLEALAEGAWKDETIAPKFLQVTQNETERMIRLVNDLLQLSKLDSKDYRFNKDWINFTDYFHKIIDRFELSKKQNVTFIRNLPNKDFYVEVDSDKITQVLDNIISNALKYSPEGGKITFTATEKEGFIEISVKDEGMGVPKKSLSKIFERFYRVDKARSRQMGGTGLGLAIAKEIVEAHNGKIWAESEEGKGTTIFFTLPYDPNQEDDWE
- a CDS encoding two-component system response regulator VicR (product_source=KO:K07668; cath_funfam=1.10.10.10,3.40.50.2300; cog=COG0745; ko=KO:K07668; pfam=PF00072,PF00486; smart=SM00448; superfamily=46894,52172), whose protein sequence is MEQKKILVVDDEKPIADILEFNLKKEGYEVHCVYDGHEAIEIVEEFQPDLILLDIMLPGKDGMEACREIRKKYDMPIIMLTAKDSEIDKVLGLELGADDYVTKPFSTRELLARVKANLRRQQTNLAKESFSDQSEIQVGSLVIHPDAYVVSKRGETIELTHREFELLHYLAKHIGQVMTREHLLQTVWGYDYFGDVRTVDVTVRRLREKIEDNPSHPTWIVTRRGVGYYLRNPEQE
- a CDS encoding murein DD-endopeptidase MepM/ murein hydrolase activator NlpD (product_source=COG0739; cath_funfam=2.70.70.10,3.10.350.10; cog=COG0739; pfam=PF01476,PF01551,PF07501; smart=SM00257,SM01208; superfamily=51261,54928; transmembrane_helix_parts=Inside_1_20,TMhelix_21_40,Outside_41_478), with amino-acid sequence MLWGKKESVENVRKRINGKKSLLGLSVAFLLMIGANRASAEQITTIYHIYLDGQYIGAVSDQDIIKEVSQEKIESEKDKYPELPLAVEDLVIVPEQTFRFAVNNEKVSEKLKQELQVVVDSTALVINGKAIANFKNKEEAEKALQLYKQKYVSKEDLAQIESRKNSEEPLPAIQKGESRILDVLLSKEVSFSEEKVSPTKIITPEEGMTLLEKGTLEEQKYTVQENDVLVNIAAKFDMKLKDLLAINPDLNVESVIRPGDQLNVQAPQPYFNVMVQEEFLKEEMIPFKTEIVEDENLPKGETRIKQEGQQGAKLHHYIVYKENGKQVKVETKSEEIIKEPTPKVVVKGTKIIPSRGTGNLAWPTVGGYVSSKMGSRWGKMHKGIDIARPSNLTIKAADNGKVVFAGYDGGYGNKIVINHNNGMKTVYAHLSSISVSVGQTVSKGQKIGVMGSTGNSTGVHLHFEVYENGSLRNPLDYY